The Nostoc sp. 'Peltigera membranacea cyanobiont' N6 genome contains the following window.
AAGCCTCTTCGAGCAATCTTTTAAAGAAGCTCATAGTCTGGGACAGAATTACATCAACACTGAACACTTACTCTTAGGATTAACTGAGGCTGGTGAAGGTGTCGCCGCCAAAGTTCTGCAAAATCTAGGGGTTGACTTTAAGACTGTCCGCAGTGCCATAGTTCGCCGTTTGGGTGAAAATACACCAGCTTTCGCTGGTAATGGTAATCAAAAGCGCACCCAACCGCTAACGATGGAAGAATATGGCAGAAATTTGACCAAATTAGCGCAAGAAGGCAGGCTTGACCCTGTAGTTGGTCGTGAGAAGGAAATTGAGCGGGCAATCCAAATTCTTGGTCGCCGCACAAAGAATAATCCCGTGTTGATTGGTGAACCAGGAGTTGGTAAAACTGCGATCGCAGAGGGTCTAGCTCAACGGATTATCAACCAGGATGTTCCCGAAACCTTACAGGACAAGCAAGTTATCAGCCTCGATATGGGGTCATTGGTAGCTGGAACCCGCTTCCGTGGCGATTTTGAAGAACGCATCAAAAAAGTTGTGGAAGAAGTCCGCACTGTCGGCAATATCATTCTGGTAATTGACGAAATTCACACCTTGGTTGGCGCTGGTGGTACAGAAGGTGGTTTGGATGCAGCTAACATCCTCAAACCTGCCTTAGCACGGGGTGAACTCCAGTGTATCGGCGCAACTACCCTTGATGAGTATCGGAAGCACATTGAGCGCGATGCCGCCCTAGAGCGTCGTTTCCAACCAATTATGGTCGGGGAACCCTCGGTAGAGGAAACCGTACAAATTCTTTACGGTTTGCGTGGCGCTTACGAACAGCACCACAAAGTCACAATTTTGGATTCGGCACTTGTAGCAGCCGCAGAATTATCAGACCGCTATATTAGCGATCGCTTCTTGCCCGACAAGGCAATAGACTTGATTGATGAAGCTGGTTCTCGCGTTCGTCTGCGGAACTCTCAAAGTTCTCCCAATAAAGAACTGAAGCGTGAACTCGCTGGCGTTACCAAAGAAAAGGAAGCAGCAGTCAGAGTTCAAGAGTTTGATAAAGCTACACAACTGCGCGACCAAGAATTAAAACTCGCAGAACAACTGCAAGCAACATTTGAACAAAACGATCAACCTGTCAACTCCACTGTAGTTGACGAGGAAGACATCGCCCAAATCGTTGCCTCTTGGACAGGCGTACCAGTCAACAAGCTGACTGAATCTGAGTCAGAATTGCTTCTGCATCTAGAAGACACTCTGCATCAACGGCTTATCGGTCAAGAGCAAGCAGTTTCGGCTGTATCTCGCGGTATCCGTCGCGCCCGTGTCGGCTTGAAAAATCCCAATCGTCCCATTGCTAGCTTTATCTTCTCCGGGCCTACCGGAGTCGGTAAAACAGAATTGGCGAAGGCATTAGCTTCTTACTTCTTCGGTGCGGAAGATTCAATGATTCGGCTAGATATGTCCGAATACATGGAAAGTCACACTGTCGCCAAGCTAATTGGTTCGCCTCCTGGTTATGTTGGATACGACGAAGGCGGACAACTGACAGAAGCTGTGCGGCGGAAACCTTACACAGTGCTGCTATTCGACGAAATCGAAAAAGCACACCCCGATGTATTCAATATGCTGCTGCAAATCTTGGATGACGGTCATCTTACCGATGCCAAAGGTCGGAAAGTGGACTTCAAGAACACGCTGATCATTTTGACATCTAACATCGGTTCTAAGGTAATTGAAAAAGGTGGTAGTGGTTTAGGCTTTGACTTCGACACTCAAGCCGACGCTAGTTATAACCGCATCCGCACCTTGGTAAATGAAGAATTGAAAGCTTACTTCCGTCCTGAGTTCCTGAACCGTCTTGATGAAATTATTGTCTTCACCCAGCTTTCTAGGGATGAAGTGAAGCAAATCGCTGAGATTATGCTTAAAGAAGTTTCTAAGCGGTTAACAGAAAAGGGAATTATCTTAGAAGTTAGCGATCGCTTCAAAGAACTTGTAGTCCAAGAAGGCTATAATCCCAGCTACGGCGCTAGGCCATTACGTCGGGCAATTATGCGCCTCTTAGAAGATTCTCTTGCTGAAGCAATGCTGTCTGGTCAAATTGCAGATGGAGACACAGCGTTTATCGATGTTGATGATGACTCTCAAGTGAGAGTACAAAAATCAGAAAAACGAGAATTGCTCTTGGCAAATGTTAGTTAATTTTATACCTGAGCGCTTTTTGTTGTAATATTTGAGTAATATTCTAGTCTCTCATCTAAGTAGAGGTACTAGCAGGGGCATCTCCGACAAACATAAAGTGAAATGGTATTATTTCTTACCCCCAGTATAAATACTGGGGGCTTTTTTATGCAATTTTATTTTTAGTGGGCAATACCCACTTACCCACAGGTGTTTATAATGAGTTTAGGATATAGCAGCATAGCAGCAATATGATTGAAAATCAGGACTTCCAAATAGTTAAAGATAGTGTCAAAACTGATGACAAAGGACGATTAACCTTGGGTACTGTTGCCAAAGCAAAGACCTACCGAGTCCTCATCAATCAGGTAGGACAAATTCTACTAGATCCAATTGTAAATATTCCAGAAAGAGAACTTTGGATATGGCAAAATTCTATAGCTCGTAGCTCATTAGAAGTTGGTATAAAACAGGCAAGTTCTGGTGAACTTCACGACTTAGGTTCATTTGCCCAGTATGCGGATCTAGAAATTGATGAATAGAGTGTAATAGAGTCTCTCTACGATACAAAGATATCATCAGGACACTAACCCTGGACTTTGATTTCCAAATATAATCCTTATCACAAGGGCTAATCTATAGGAATCCGGTTTGATTCCTGAAAATATACGTAGGATGTGTTAGCGACAGCGTAACGCATCAAACCCGTGATAATAGTGCGTTACGAACTCCGTTTTAACACACTCTACAATACCTAATTTCGTTCAAAACTCAAATAGGATTCCTATACCACACTGAGCAATAGTGAATTTTAAGATTGTATTTTCAACCGAGGCTAGTACAGCACTAGCTAAACTACAACAAACAGACTCTAAGAAGTACCAAAAAGTTTTAAAAACGCTGGGTTTAATGGAAACAAACCTAAGACACCCTAGTTTGAATACTCATAAATATGAATCTTTATCAGGGCCTAATGATGGAGAAGAAATTTTTGAAGCTTATGTAGAAAACAAAACACCTGCTGCTTTTGGAGTTTTTTGGTATTACGGATTTGAGCAAGGAGTTATAACCATCCTAACTATTACACCTCATCCTTAATGACACCATTGCAACTTAGTGTTAGCGGTAGATATGGCATCTTATTTTTACAAATAACTTATTTCTATACTGATTCCTCTGAGAACAATTCTGATGGCACTTCACTTTCAACTACATTCTCAGAATCACTAGATTTAGAAAACCCATCTGCTGCATCTTTAATAAAACCAGCAACAGGTACCGCGATTAGCAAACCTAAGACTCCAGCGACATTGGTTCCTACAAGTAAAGCGATTAACACCCAGATTGGTCTAAGTCCAGTAAATCTGCCTAAAAGCCGTGGTGCGATCGCCTGATCGATTAACTGATCAATGACAACAGCTACTGCAAAAACCTTTACTGCTAGCCAAAAGTCATGTGTGGCTATTAAAAAAGTGATTACAACAAGACTGACGACATCACCAAAAGGAATTAAGCTCAAAAGCCCAACTCCCAAGCCAAAGAGTAAAGCAAACTGGACTTGAAAACCTAAAAACAATAATGTTATTGAAACTCCCATCAATAAAGCCAATGTTACCTGCCCAATCAAATAATTTTGGAAGTTTTGCTGAATAGACTGGCTTACCTGTTGAGTAAATTTCCCTGGTAACTTCTTAAATATTCCCTCCCAAATTCTTGGCCCATCTAACAAGAGATAAAAAGTCAGCACTACTATGATTAATGAATCAGAAACACTATCAATCGTGTCTATAATAATGCTTAAAAGTTTATCCGTAACGAACTCTAATTCATTAGGTAGTTGATCGGTTACTTGTGCTAATAGCTGACTTAAATTCAGATTTAATTTGTGCCTAAAGAACCAATCATTTAAAACTTGAAGTTTTTCTTCACTAGAATCAATCCATTGGGGGAAGACTTTAACCATTTCATTAAATTGCTCTAATACAATGGGTACTAAAGTGATACCTAGAGCAATGACAATTATCAATGCTGATATAAAAACTAATGATACTGCATAGCCACGTTTCACTCCTCGTTTTTGGAGAATGGCAACGGGATAGTTTAAAACGAATGCAAGCAAAGTAGCTAAAACAAGAATGGTGACAACAGGTTGAATATTTTTAATCAGCAAAAATGCTAGCCAACCATTGAGAAAGACTAGAGGAAATAGCAGCGTAAAAATTAACCATTTAAGTAGTTGATTGAGTGAAAAATTCATAATAAATTTAAAACTAAAATTCTTCTAGTTACTACATTTAACTGGGAAAATATACTCAACGGTAAAAAATCTTCCCAATTCCCAATTCCCAATTCCCAATTCCCAATTCCCAATTTCTAACTTTCAGCAAAAGCTAAAAATTGATCCTCATTTATTCGTCCTGCTTGATAGAGAGTATTAGTAATTTCCGAAATAGTTAAAACTGCATGGCTGCGATAACCATTTTGCTGTAACCTATCTTTCACACCTTGTTCATGATCGATAAGTACCACAATATCATTAACATTTAATCCTGCTGATTCTAACTTTCCTGCGCCTTCCATAACACTTTTACCACTGATGAGAATATCGTCAACTACCACAACTGTTTCACCAGGATGAAAGTGACCCTCAATAACTCTCCGCGTTCCGTGGGCCTTTACCTCTTTACGGGGGAAAATCATTGGACAATGAAGGCGCAAAGCTAAACCAGTCGCGGTAGGCAAAGAACCATAGGGAATACCTGCTAACCTATCAAAATTGAGATTCTTCAAAATATCCTCATAAGCTGTGAGAACTTGATTAAAAACTTGAGGATTAGAAATAATTTTGCGTAAGTCGATGTAATAAGGGAATATCGCTCCTGATGCTTGGACAAAGCTGCCAAACATAATACAGTCAATGTCATAAAGTTGTAAAATCAAATCCTGGTAGGGGTGCTGATTTAGGAAACAAACATCAGGAAACCACACAGAACATGTAGAATTTTCGTGAATAATTTCAGTTTTTAGTTGATTAATTTCAGCGCGTAGAGACTTGACTTCCTCAGATAATTGTGTATTTGCCAACATATCTTGAGGAACAGGAATTAGCAAACCATCACCGTTAGTATTCAAGCCCGCTTCTAAAATTTGCTTTAGGTTTAACCCCTCTGCCCAGATACTACGTGCCATAATAATTCGTTCAGGTGCGATCGCTCGAATAAGTGCTAAAACTTCAGGATTTGTAGTTCCCACTTCCAAACCCAATTGTTCTGGAGTTCCCCAGGTTTTTGATTCTTTCACCACCTGTAAATAAAGGGGTGAATCGTTTGTAGGATATTGCTGTAGAGCTTCTGCACCTGGATTAGAAGTACAACATAAAATAAACACTGCTTTATCAGGATAGACCAAAAAAGGTGCGACATGATCTTGTCCTGTATAGGGACTAAGAGTGATTGCATCTAAATGCCATTCTGTAAACACAGTTTTGGCAAAAATGGTACTAGTATTTAAGTCACTATGTTTGGCATCTAAAATAACTGGTATGTGCGCTGGAATAGCTGCTAAAGTTTTGTACAGCAATTCTAAACCGGGAATACCTAACGCTTCGTAGAAGCCAAGTGTCGGTTTATAAGCACAAACGTAATCAGAGGTTTCCGCAATAATGAATTGTAACCATTTCTCCAAACCAGCGATGAGTTCCTCAGATTCATAACGCACAGGCATCATCTCTGGATTTGGATCGAGTCCTACAAATAGTAAGCTTTGATTTTGTAAGATATTACGATTCAATTTATCAAAAAAGTTCATATTTTTTTAAAGAGTCATTAGTTATTTGTCATTTGTCATTTGTCATTTGTCATTTGTTCTCGCGTTTTCTTATCTCCATGACCAGAGTTTGTTTACTAAAACATTGATTCTGTTAATTCAGTACCACCAGCTTTTTGCCCTAATTGATAGTGAATCACTGCAAATAAGATAACCATTGGCACTGACGCAAAGTGAACAATTCGCAATGCTTGCCAATTGCCAAACAAATCCACAATCCAGGGAAATTGAGCAGGTTTATACATTCCTATTCCTGTAAATAACGCCAGTAGCAAGATAGGAATAATTGCTGTATAAGCAATCCGATGCCAAGCATAAATTAGGCGTTTGGAATTGTGACTTTTTTGTAATGCTTTGAGGTCATTTGCACCTACAAACCGATGTCGCCAGCGTCGGGTAAATAAAACATAAATTCCATACCATAAAAGATTTAGCGAGAAGAACCACATTGCGGCAAAATGCCAGTGTCTCCCCCCTGCTAGCCAACCTCCTAAAGTAAATATCGGAGGAATGTGCAAACCTGCACGTCCACCAAAAACAGGGTTGGCGTTGTAAATTTGTAGTCCACTGGTGAGCATGATAAATAGACTAATGATGTTACACCAGTGGAAAATTCTGGCTGCGATCGCTTGAGTTGGAGGCTTTCGAGTTTGAGAGGGGGTCAAAGTCATAGATTTTGACTGATAAAATTTGCTGTTTATCTGTCTTGGGTAAGTGGCCAAGCAAGTTTGCGGGTGGGTATTACTCACCTTTACTTTTTCATCCCATGATTCAGTATTTTGACATTGATGGTCTACATCTGCTGTTTTAACTGTCAGTTTAGGTAGGCTGAAGCGTTTTTCATGGGTTCAACCATTGCAGGAGTATACGCCGATCGCTAGTGCAATGCCTAACGGCGGGCTACGCCTACGCGGTGATTGTCGTAGAAAGTGTACTGATGGCTTGTGCTGTAATTTAGGCGTTCAGAAGACAAAACCAAATTTATCGACCTGCATTGTGAATGTGGCGATCGCCTGACTTCCAAAAATTAACGCCTCTTACCCAAGGCTAATTACTTAGAAGCTGGCGTGTTGTCTAATAGCGGCATAGTGTCTTGCTGTTGTGTTCATCTCAATGACCAATTCTGTACCTTGACCTAATTGAGAATTACACTTAAGTTTACCCTGATGTTTTTCAACTATAATTTCCCGACTAATTGATAGTCCCAATCCCTTACCTTTACCTACTGGTTTGGTGGTAAAAAATGGTTCAAATATCTGTCTTTGGATATGGGGAAGTATGCCTTTACCATTGTCAGAAATGTGAATGATAACTCTGTGTTTTTTTTCTACTCGTTTGTCATTTACCCAAAGTTCATTACTATTGACTAATGACAAATGATTTTTAACAACTTCTGTATGAATAAAAATTTTAGGAGTAAAGGAATAATCATGTTTCATCCTTTCTTCTAAAGCATCAATAGCATTAGTTAAGATGTTCATGAATACCTGATTTAAATCGCCAGGGTAACACTCGATTAATGGCAATTCGCCAAAGTCTTTAATTACTTCAATCCTAGCTCGATCGGGCTTTTCTTTCAGCCGATGCTGCAAAATTCTCAGAACACTATCAAGTCCTTCATGCAAGTCAACCTTTTTCATTTGACCTTCGTCAGAGGTTGAAAAATTCCGCAAGGCGAAAACAATTTC
Protein-coding sequences here:
- a CDS encoding ATP-dependent Clp protease ATP-binding subunit, yielding MFEHFTSEAIRVIMLAQEEARRLGHNFVGTEQILLGLMGEGTGVAAKVLAELGVTLKDARREVEKIIGRGSGFVPPEIPFTPKVKSLFEQSFKEAHSLGQNYINTEHLLLGLTEAGEGVAAKVLQNLGVDFKTVRSAIVRRLGENTPAFAGNGNQKRTQPLTMEEYGRNLTKLAQEGRLDPVVGREKEIERAIQILGRRTKNNPVLIGEPGVGKTAIAEGLAQRIINQDVPETLQDKQVISLDMGSLVAGTRFRGDFEERIKKVVEEVRTVGNIILVIDEIHTLVGAGGTEGGLDAANILKPALARGELQCIGATTLDEYRKHIERDAALERRFQPIMVGEPSVEETVQILYGLRGAYEQHHKVTILDSALVAAAELSDRYISDRFLPDKAIDLIDEAGSRVRLRNSQSSPNKELKRELAGVTKEKEAAVRVQEFDKATQLRDQELKLAEQLQATFEQNDQPVNSTVVDEEDIAQIVASWTGVPVNKLTESESELLLHLEDTLHQRLIGQEQAVSAVSRGIRRARVGLKNPNRPIASFIFSGPTGVGKTELAKALASYFFGAEDSMIRLDMSEYMESHTVAKLIGSPPGYVGYDEGGQLTEAVRRKPYTVLLFDEIEKAHPDVFNMLLQILDDGHLTDAKGRKVDFKNTLIILTSNIGSKVIEKGGSGLGFDFDTQADASYNRIRTLVNEELKAYFRPEFLNRLDEIIVFTQLSRDEVKQIAEIMLKEVSKRLTEKGIILEVSDRFKELVVQEGYNPSYGARPLRRAIMRLLEDSLAEAMLSGQIADGDTAFIDVDDDSQVRVQKSEKRELLLANVS
- a CDS encoding AI-2E family transporter gives rise to the protein MNFSLNQLLKWLIFTLLFPLVFLNGWLAFLLIKNIQPVVTILVLATLLAFVLNYPVAILQKRGVKRGYAVSLVFISALIIVIALGITLVPIVLEQFNEMVKVFPQWIDSSEEKLQVLNDWFFRHKLNLNLSQLLAQVTDQLPNELEFVTDKLLSIIIDTIDSVSDSLIIVVLTFYLLLDGPRIWEGIFKKLPGKFTQQVSQSIQQNFQNYLIGQVTLALLMGVSITLLFLGFQVQFALLFGLGVGLLSLIPFGDVVSLVVITFLIATHDFWLAVKVFAVAVVIDQLIDQAIAPRLLGRFTGLRPIWVLIALLVGTNVAGVLGLLIAVPVAGFIKDAADGFSKSSDSENVVESEVPSELFSEESV
- a CDS encoding bifunctional orotidine-5'-phosphate decarboxylase/orotate phosphoribosyltransferase, with the translated sequence MNFFDKLNRNILQNQSLLFVGLDPNPEMMPVRYESEELIAGLEKWLQFIIAETSDYVCAYKPTLGFYEALGIPGLELLYKTLAAIPAHIPVILDAKHSDLNTSTIFAKTVFTEWHLDAITLSPYTGQDHVAPFLVYPDKAVFILCCTSNPGAEALQQYPTNDSPLYLQVVKESKTWGTPEQLGLEVGTTNPEVLALIRAIAPERIIMARSIWAEGLNLKQILEAGLNTNGDGLLIPVPQDMLANTQLSEEVKSLRAEINQLKTEIIHENSTCSVWFPDVCFLNQHPYQDLILQLYDIDCIMFGSFVQASGAIFPYYIDLRKIISNPQVFNQVLTAYEDILKNLNFDRLAGIPYGSLPTATGLALRLHCPMIFPRKEVKAHGTRRVIEGHFHPGETVVVVDDILISGKSVMEGAGKLESAGLNVNDIVVLIDHEQGVKDRLQQNGYRSHAVLTISEITNTLYQAGRINEDQFLAFAES
- a CDS encoding cytochrome b/b6 domain-containing protein, yielding MTLTPSQTRKPPTQAIAARIFHWCNIISLFIMLTSGLQIYNANPVFGGRAGLHIPPIFTLGGWLAGGRHWHFAAMWFFSLNLLWYGIYVLFTRRWRHRFVGANDLKALQKSHNSKRLIYAWHRIAYTAIIPILLLALFTGIGMYKPAQFPWIVDLFGNWQALRIVHFASVPMVILFAVIHYQLGQKAGGTELTESMF